A stretch of Coccidioides posadasii str. Silveira chromosome 2, complete sequence DNA encodes these proteins:
- a CDS encoding uncharacterized protein (EggNog:ENOG410PFYU~COG:E): MAESLRSKMEDLNLNGCSNATVAIHADDPINVVTDVAPPLHVSTTFRYSDNPDELVPLAEESEIPSPTSHVYSRYTAPNYTRFETIVSALLGGHSVTYASGLAALNAALIFFNPKRISVGNGYHGSHGVISIISRLTGLKKIDLDCPAEQLEKGDLILLETPVNPHGTSFNIQKYAEKAHSRGAYLLVDSTFGPPGLQDPFLWGADMVMHSGTKYLGGHSDMLCGVLATKNDEWRHKLFMDRQYLGNIMGNMESWLGVRSLRTLEVRVQRQSENATSLVAFLDQALKVPNPAANDPARVVQAAVKEIFHSSLQENDMAWLSKQMPGGFGPVFSMTMKEERHARAIPSKLKFFHHATSLGGVESLIEWRAMSDDTVDRKLLRLSVGLESWTDLRDDLLAGFQACLNL, translated from the exons ATGGCCGAGAGCCTTCGCAGCAAAATGGAAGATCTCAATTTGAACGGTTGCAGCAACGCCACCGTCGCCATACATGCCGATGATCCCATCAACGTCGTTACGGATGTTGCGCCGCCATTGCACGTCTCGACCACCTTTAGATACTCTGATAACCCCGACGAACTAGTCCCATTAGCAGAGGAATCT GAGATCCCCAGCCCCACATCCCACGTCTACTCGCGCTACACGGCGCCGAACTACACCCGCTTCGAAACAATCGTCTCCGCCCTCTTGGGAGGTCACAGCGTCACTTACGCCTCTGGCCTCGCGGCTCTAAACGCCGCCCTGATCTTTTTCAATCCGAAACGCATCTCCGTCGGCAATGGTTACCACGGCAGCCATGGCGTCATCAGCATCATCTCCCGCCTCACGGGCCTCAAAAAGATCGATCTCGACTGTCCCGCCGAGCAGTTGGAAAAAGGTGACCTGATCCTACTCGAGACGCCCGTGAACCCGCACGGGACGTCTTTTAATATCCAGAAGTATGCGGAAAAGGCACATTCCCGCGGGGCTTACTTGCTTGTGGATAGTACCTTTGGGCCTCCTGGCTTGCAGGACCCGTTTCTATGGGGTGCAGATATGGTCATGCATTCTGGCACGAAGTATCTAGGTGGCCATAGTGACATGCTCTGCGGGGTATTGGCGACCAAGAATGATGAGTGGAGGCATAAATTGTTCATGGATAGGCAATACTTGGGAAATATAATGGGGAATATGGAGAGCTGGCTGGGTGTTCGAAGCTTGAGGACTCTAGAAGTTAGAGTCCAGCGGCAGAGTGAGAATGCCACGTCGCTGGTCGCATTCCTCGACCAGGCGCTGAAAGTGCCGAATCCCGCGGCCAATGATCCTGCGAGAGTGGTCCAGGCTGCTGTGAAAGAGATTTTCCACTCCAGTCTACAAGAAAACGATATGGCTTGGCTGTCGAAGCAGATGCCCGGTGGGTTCGGGCCGGTTTTTTCTATGACGATGAAAGAAGAACGTCATGCCCGTGCGATTCCGTCGAAATTGAAATTCTTCCATCATGCTACGAGTCTTGGAGGGGTTGAGTCTTTGATCGAATGGCGCGCAATGTCGGATGACACTGTCGATCGAAAGCTTCTGAGGCTAAGTGTGGGCTTGGAGAGCTGGACCGATCTTAGGGATGATTTGTTGGCCGGATTCCAGGCATGCTTGAATCTGTGA
- a CDS encoding uncharacterized protein (EggNog:ENOG410PRYF~COG:O), which translates to MTSTSASPAFISNPSTAASQLNGTFQIHYFASAFSFTGKATEPLPAPLPVHKLFDILDERYPGIKEKVLSSCAVSVGLEYVDADGEDDDANGRIIQAGEEVAIIPPVSSG; encoded by the coding sequence ATGACGTCCACCTCCGCCTCCCCAGCTTTCATCTCCAACCCGTCGACCGCCGCATCCCAACTCAATGGGACTTTTCAAATCCACTATTTCGCCAGCGCTTTCTCTTTTACCGGTAAAGCGACCGAACCACTTCCTGCTCCTTTGCCCGTGCACAAGCTCTTCGATATCCTAGACGAGCGATACCCCGGtataaaagaaaaggtgCTGTCTAGTTGTGCAGTTAGTGTCGGACTAGAGTACGTGGATGCCGATGGGGAGGATGACGATGCGAATGGCAGAATAATACAGGCCGGAGAAGAAGTTGCAATTATTCCGCCCGTCAGCTCGGGCTAA